In the genome of Candidatus Hydrogenedentota bacterium, one region contains:
- a CDS encoding type II secretion system protein: MRIHHEHRRAPDGGFTLLELIVVVTLLSLISVAVVPVYVAAMNATAVRNAQSDLLATLRFIQEVAVKESREYRLYLSEKDGKYWVMRLAGLENNEKQFEQVEEEYGKEKTLPEGLVITRIKARKDGNAHFIACLPNGASDQATITLRDEKRRGRATITIEVRGVLGKVGIKQ, translated from the coding sequence ATGCGCATCCACCACGAACACCGCCGCGCCCCGGACGGGGGGTTCACGCTGCTTGAGCTGATCGTGGTGGTCACGCTCCTCTCCCTGATCTCTGTCGCCGTGGTGCCGGTGTATGTCGCCGCCATGAACGCCACGGCCGTCCGCAACGCCCAGAGCGACCTGCTCGCCACCCTGCGCTTCATCCAGGAGGTGGCCGTGAAGGAGTCCCGGGAGTACCGCCTGTACCTCTCCGAAAAGGACGGCAAGTACTGGGTCATGCGCCTCGCCGGCCTGGAGAACAACGAAAAGCAGTTTGAGCAGGTGGAGGAGGAGTACGGAAAGGAAAAGACCCTCCCGGAGGGCCTGGTCATCACCCGGATCAAGGCGCGCAAGGACGGCAACGCGCACTTCATCGCCTGTCTGCCCAACGGGGCCTCCGACCAGGCCACCATCACCCTGCGGGACGAGAAGCGGCGCGGCCGCGCCACCATCACCATTGAGGTCAGGGGCGTCCTCGGGAAAGTGGGGATCAAGCAATGA
- a CDS encoding type II secretion system protein, protein MTPRARRGYIFVETLVAMAILSISILVIQDAVRQAILTRAQARDYTTARFLLERIQARRMLVYEQPEGQGSGVFEAPFERFSYEWKVQRIEVPKPELPPDMTPEEIKRFEDTFKGFLGQLTVRVQWNRAGTEFDATAETLLRPELVWVPPPPDEVPLQ, encoded by the coding sequence ATGACCCCGCGCGCGCGCCGAGGCTACATCTTCGTCGAGACGCTGGTCGCCATGGCCATTCTCAGCATCAGCATCCTGGTCATCCAGGACGCGGTGCGCCAGGCGATCCTCACGCGGGCCCAGGCCCGGGACTACACGACCGCCCGCTTTCTCCTGGAGCGGATCCAGGCCCGGCGCATGCTCGTATACGAACAGCCCGAGGGGCAGGGGTCGGGGGTCTTTGAGGCCCCCTTCGAGCGCTTTTCCTACGAATGGAAGGTTCAGCGCATCGAGGTGCCCAAACCCGAACTGCCCCCGGACATGACCCCCGAGGAGATCAAGCGCTTCGAAGACACCTTCAAGGGCTTTCTCGGACAGCTCACGGTCCGCGTGCAATGGAACCGCGCGGGCACGGAGTTTGACGCCACGGCGGAGACCCTCCTCCGCCCCGAACTGGTCTGGGTGCCCCCGCCTCCGGACGAGGTCCCGCTCCAATGA
- a CDS encoding prepilin-type N-terminal cleavage/methylation domain-containing protein has translation MNARRTQKRGRAGFTLAEVLVATMLLAIVMTAVYTLFSSVITSWRVAESGFDVHQEARNFLSLFTRECGNITARAAHLFEGKDDTVTFFVVSEPMNLEEGEGRRLMRVEYTYNRTKGVVEREEAFIEAPLPNVPPEDRPVDRGRVKTGKKFEADVAENVTRFGLRYIWIPAPPERDPKLPPEPQEPIIVERQEEKWGLPQAIEVTIETADPQMKDSEPYTLRARIPIRTANQRRSREDLTKMLGTAE, from the coding sequence ATGAACGCGCGACGGACACAAAAGCGGGGGAGGGCGGGGTTCACCCTGGCCGAGGTGCTGGTGGCCACCATGCTCCTCGCCATCGTGATGACCGCGGTCTACACCCTGTTCAGCTCCGTGATCACCTCGTGGCGCGTGGCGGAGTCCGGGTTCGACGTCCACCAGGAGGCGCGCAACTTCCTCAGCCTCTTCACGCGGGAATGCGGCAACATCACCGCCCGCGCCGCCCACCTGTTCGAGGGGAAGGACGACACCGTCACCTTCTTTGTCGTGTCGGAGCCCATGAATCTGGAGGAGGGGGAGGGGCGCAGGCTCATGCGGGTGGAGTACACCTACAACCGCACGAAGGGGGTGGTGGAGCGGGAAGAGGCCTTCATTGAGGCCCCCCTGCCCAACGTGCCCCCCGAGGACCGCCCCGTGGATCGGGGCCGCGTCAAGACGGGCAAGAAGTTCGAGGCGGACGTGGCGGAGAATGTGACCCGCTTCGGCCTCCGGTACATCTGGATTCCCGCCCCGCCCGAGCGCGATCCCAAACTGCCGCCCGAGCCGCAGGAGCCCATCATCGTGGAGCGGCAGGAGGAGAAATGGGGGCTTCCCCAGGCCATTGAGGTGACCATAGAGACGGCGGACCCGCAAATGAAGGACAGCGAGCCCTACACCCTCCGCGCGCGGATCCCGATCCGCACGGCCAACCAGCGGCGCAGCCGCGAGGACCTGACGAAAATGCTGGGAACGGCGGAATGA
- a CDS encoding general secretion pathway protein GspK — protein sequence MNTGHAKRDAGFVLVCVLWVIALLTVLTLGFGRRATLDRRAAAYTLDHTVAMSGARGAVERGILEVANRGIKMRLLRPDQRGGTHLGEEWANVKNLYEEGIFEETEGLEDDQVSYIITDEDRLVNVNAAPRELLEEMDALSRTLVRRIMARREREERTGEGVSLFQAVEELRYLRGLDDEDWFGEKGDPGLKDLMTVWGDARINVNTAPRAVLEALPRARKGDLDAIMQYRAGPDGQSNTPDDQGFRDMDDLSQKTGVQGVTREALDKYCKCDSMYFKITGFATRRKGRIRAVCSAVVAISDGMPLILDWQEKTLGS from the coding sequence ATGAACACCGGACACGCGAAGAGGGACGCGGGCTTTGTCCTCGTCTGCGTGCTCTGGGTGATCGCCCTGCTCACGGTGCTCACCCTGGGTTTCGGCCGGCGGGCCACCCTGGACCGCCGGGCCGCCGCCTACACGCTGGACCACACGGTGGCCATGTCCGGCGCCCGCGGCGCGGTGGAGCGGGGCATTCTCGAAGTGGCCAACCGGGGCATCAAAATGCGCCTCCTGCGGCCGGACCAGCGCGGCGGCACCCACCTCGGGGAAGAATGGGCGAATGTCAAGAACCTCTACGAGGAGGGGATCTTCGAGGAAACGGAGGGCTTGGAGGACGACCAGGTCTCCTACATCATCACGGACGAGGACCGGCTCGTAAACGTCAATGCCGCGCCCCGGGAACTCCTGGAGGAGATGGATGCCCTGAGCCGGACCCTTGTGCGCCGTATCATGGCCCGGCGGGAGCGCGAGGAGCGGACAGGGGAGGGGGTCTCCCTCTTTCAGGCGGTGGAGGAGCTGCGCTATCTGCGGGGGCTGGACGACGAGGACTGGTTCGGCGAAAAGGGGGACCCGGGGCTGAAAGACCTGATGACGGTCTGGGGGGACGCGCGGATTAATGTGAACACGGCGCCCCGCGCCGTGCTGGAGGCCCTGCCCCGGGCCCGCAAAGGCGACCTCGACGCGATCATGCAGTACCGCGCGGGGCCGGACGGCCAATCGAACACCCCGGACGACCAGGGATTCCGCGACATGGATGACCTGTCCCAAAAGACAGGGGTCCAGGGCGTTACAAGAGAGGCGTTGGACAAGTATTGCAAGTGCGACTCCATGTACTTTAAGATTACGGGGTTCGCCACCCGCCGCAAGGGGCGGATTCGCGCCGTGTGTTCGGCGGTCGTGGCCATATCCGACGGCATGCCCCTCATTCTCGACTGGCAGGAGAAAACGCTTGGCTCGTAA
- a CDS encoding pilus assembly protein PilM translates to MARKPETLCILQAGAAGAAWWRFELTPSGATPLSSGTLRGEFQEDEALAAALKSLADEQGLRGDRLLSVLPRHDLTTRILTLPTHDSAEIASMLRFSAEEFVPFSAGELIIDHAVLRGMPSGESVVFAVLAHQDIVNRHLALLAAAGLEPEQILLSTACLVSAAAARGVSGTNRYAVVYLVPGGLEIAVLDRERLVYSRGTQSAQDWEALARNPEAVEGGGLLAESGAEELAAEIRGTLSAYRRESEDGEGVEVVFFAANGGDLSPLCAAVGGALGRECLPFPPVAGDRGDAVLLAEGACLTARGLAPVVISLLPERLVEKRKALGARRLALHVAVFAGLVLLGLGLLQWQAFSQRGKVLGEFRSKLMQMAPNAEGIREKREQLGILRRQVDHKGSIIEQLATVVDAVPADRANITRINLDRQAGISLWGRAKSVNDVAEFAQSLRNKAAAEALAFFSHAHSLYEQQVDERGQQVFSYQIEVPLTDDKEEEDGGL, encoded by the coding sequence TTGGCTCGTAAGCCGGAAACACTCTGCATTCTCCAGGCGGGCGCCGCCGGCGCCGCCTGGTGGCGCTTCGAGCTTACCCCGTCCGGAGCCACTCCGCTGTCCTCTGGAACCCTCCGGGGGGAGTTCCAAGAGGATGAGGCGCTCGCGGCCGCCCTGAAGTCCCTCGCGGACGAGCAGGGACTCCGTGGTGACCGGCTGCTTTCCGTCCTTCCCCGGCACGACCTGACCACCCGCATCCTCACCCTGCCCACCCACGACAGCGCCGAAATCGCCAGCATGCTCCGCTTCAGCGCGGAGGAGTTTGTGCCGTTCAGCGCGGGGGAGCTGATCATTGACCACGCGGTCCTCCGCGGCATGCCCTCGGGAGAGTCGGTGGTCTTCGCCGTCCTCGCGCACCAGGACATCGTGAACCGCCATCTGGCCCTCCTGGCTGCGGCCGGTCTGGAACCGGAGCAGATACTCCTGAGCACGGCCTGTCTCGTCAGCGCCGCCGCGGCGCGGGGCGTGTCCGGAACAAATCGCTACGCCGTCGTCTACCTTGTCCCCGGCGGCCTCGAAATCGCCGTGCTGGACCGGGAGCGGCTGGTGTACAGCCGGGGCACCCAGTCCGCCCAGGACTGGGAAGCCCTCGCCCGGAATCCCGAGGCGGTGGAGGGTGGGGGACTTCTCGCCGAGAGCGGCGCGGAGGAGCTTGCCGCTGAAATCCGCGGCACCCTCTCCGCCTACCGCCGGGAGTCCGAGGACGGCGAGGGCGTGGAGGTGGTGTTCTTTGCCGCCAACGGCGGAGACCTTTCCCCGCTGTGCGCCGCCGTCGGCGGGGCGCTGGGCCGCGAATGCCTTCCCTTTCCCCCCGTTGCGGGGGACAGGGGGGATGCCGTCCTGCTGGCGGAGGGGGCCTGCCTCACGGCGCGCGGCCTCGCCCCGGTCGTCATCAGCCTGCTGCCGGAGCGTCTGGTGGAAAAGCGCAAGGCCCTCGGGGCGCGGCGCTTGGCGCTCCATGTGGCGGTGTTCGCCGGCCTCGTCCTTCTCGGCCTGGGCCTGCTCCAATGGCAGGCCTTCTCCCAGCGCGGAAAGGTGCTGGGGGAGTTCCGGTCCAAGCTCATGCAGATGGCCCCCAACGCCGAGGGCATCCGGGAAAAACGGGAACAGCTGGGCATCCTCCGCCGCCAGGTGGACCACAAGGGCTCCATCATCGAGCAGCTGGCCACGGTGGTGGACGCCGTGCCGGCGGACCGGGCAAACATTACCCGGATCAACCTGGACCGGCAGGCCGGCATCAGCCTGTGGGGCCGCGCGAAGTCGGTGAATGATGTGGCCGAATTCGCCCAGAGCCTCCGGAACAAGGCGGCGGCGGAGGCCCTGGCCTTCTTCTCCCACGCCCACAGCCTCTACGAGCAGCAGGTGGACGAGCGGGGGCAGCAGGTCTTCTCCTACCAGATTGAGGTGCCCCTGACCGACGACAAGGAGGAGGAGGATGGCGGTCTTTGA